A single window of Leclercia adecarboxylata DNA harbors:
- a CDS encoding GntR family transcriptional regulator gives MLDLDNLEKAQRMSLTMQVEVSLKGALIAGALKPGARLVTKEIADKLGTSITPVREALLRLVSAGALHATPAQAFLVPEVSLERYNEVNAIRKELECMAVAAACEQMSDERIATLRTLSDNFHDAMSNGEVERALHANRAFRFTLYHYADMPTLMALIEQLWVRIGPCFNCLYDPEIVLPCRSYRYDELLTALEQGDTEASRAAIDKVIDEANAILIKQFLP, from the coding sequence ATGCTGGATTTGGACAATTTAGAAAAGGCTCAACGAATGAGCCTGACGATGCAAGTTGAGGTGAGTCTGAAAGGTGCCCTGATTGCAGGGGCCCTGAAACCAGGCGCACGGCTCGTCACTAAAGAGATTGCGGATAAGTTAGGTACCAGTATTACTCCTGTTCGTGAAGCACTGCTGCGGTTGGTCTCCGCTGGCGCGCTGCACGCCACCCCGGCGCAAGCGTTTCTGGTGCCGGAAGTCTCGCTTGAGCGCTACAACGAAGTCAATGCCATCCGTAAGGAGCTGGAGTGCATGGCCGTTGCGGCGGCGTGCGAGCAGATGTCTGATGAGCGGATCGCCACTCTGCGTACTCTCTCCGACAATTTTCATGATGCGATGAGCAATGGAGAGGTGGAGCGTGCGCTTCATGCCAACCGGGCTTTTCGCTTCACGCTCTATCACTATGCGGATATGCCAACGCTGATGGCGCTGATTGAGCAGTTATGGGTGCGTATTGGACCCTGTTTCAACTGTCTGTACGATCCCGAAATTGTGCTGCCGTGCCGCTCCTATCGCTACGATGAATTACTCACTGCCCTGGAACAGGGCGATACAGAAGCCAGCCGCGCGGCGATTGACAAAGTCATCGACGAGGCAAATGCCATATTGATTAAGCAGTTTTTACCGTAA